One segment of Cyprinus carpio isolate SPL01 chromosome A17, ASM1834038v1, whole genome shotgun sequence DNA contains the following:
- the LOC109072002 gene encoding protein FAM98A-like: MELTETLDSLEDLGYQGPLLENRALETAVTGGAASPEFTKLCAWLVSELKLYCRLEENVQATNCPSEAEGFQLEMSGLLAELCCPYPALVTGEVTKRLLNANNSLLLLSFLISELEASRMILINQPQKKVQETGGSEVFMELKSICMALGMSKPPANITMFQFFSGIEKKLKEALSKVPRSHIGEPLLKKPLGPVHWEKIEAINQALVNEYEVRRKMLLKRLDVTVQSFGWSERAKTHVDRLSKVYQPRRVVLATKSKVSVAHLFAAREDLSKILRTSSGHIREKTACAINKVRMGRVPDRGGRPNEIEAPPPEMPTWQKRQDGPQGGSGGQYYSGGGGGGGGRGGGRGGYDQQGGRGGHERGGGGTGRGGRGDHRGGKAQGNWQDSSGGGGGGYQGHYQDSGYRGGGYQGGQQGPGYPGGGYQGGGGSYQHEGYYQDGGRNQERGGRGGRGGRGRGRGSGQGGGWGGRGGQNFNQGGQFEQFFQQGGHQYNQAGFGQGRQFTS, translated from the exons ATGGAGCTTACTGAAACTCTTGATTCTTTGGAGGACCTTGG ataccAGGGTCCTCTGCTCGAGAACAGAGCTCTTGAGACAGCTGTGACTGGTGGCGCTGCATCTCCAGAGTTCACTAAACTCTGTGCCTGGCTTGTGTCTGAGCTGAAGCTGTACTGCAGACTAGAGGAGAATGTGCAGGCGACCAACT GTCCGAGTGAGGCTGAGGGGTTTCAGCTGGAGATGAGTGGTCTTTTAGCTGAGCTGTGCTGTCCGTATCCTGCTCTCGTCACCGGAGAGGTCACCAAACGTCTGCTGAATGCAAACAACTCCCTTTTACTGCTAA GCTTCTTGATCTCCGAGCTTGAGGCGTCTAGGATGATTCTGATAAACCAGCCCCAGAAGAAGGTGCAGGAGACAGGCGGCAGTGAAGTCTTCATGGAGCTGAAGAGCATCTGTATGGCTCTGGGCATGTCCAAACCTCCTGCCAACATCACCATGTTCCAGTTTTTCAGTGGTATTGAGAAAAAA CTGAAGGAAGCTTTGTCCAAGGTCCCTCGCTCTCATATAGGAGAACCTCTACTGAAGAAACCACTGGGTCCTGTACATTGG GAGAAAATTGAAGCAATAAATCAAGCACTTGTGAATGAGTATGAAGTCAGAAGAAAGATGTTGCTAAAACGTCTGGATGTGACGGTGCAGTCTTTTGGCTGGTCAGAAAGAGCCAAG ACACATGTTGATAGACTTTCGAAAGTGTACCAGCCTCGTCGTGTGGTGCTGGCCACTAAATCCAAAGTGTCTGTGGCTCACCTGTTTGCTGCTAGAGAAGATTTATCAAAGATCTTGAGAACCAGCAGTGGTCACATCAGGGAGAAAACAGCCTGTGCCATTAACAAG GTCCGGATGGGTCGTGTTCCTGATCGAGGAGGGAGACCCAATGAGATTGAAGCCCCACCTCCAGAGATGCCCACTTGGCAGAAACGGCAAGATGGTCCACAAGGGGGCAGTGGAGGACAGTACTActctggtggtggtggtggaggaggaggaagaggtggTGGAAGAGGTGGCTATGATCAGCAAGGAGGCCGTGGAGGTcatgagagaggaggaggaggtaccGGCAGAGGTGGGAGAGGAGACCACCGTGGAGGTAAAGCGCAGGGGAACTGGCAGGATAGCTctggtggaggtggaggtggataCCAGGGCCATTACCAGGACAGTGGATATCGAGGAGGAGGCTACCAAGGAGGCCAGCAAGGACCAGGCTACCCAGGAGGAGGATATCAGGGTGGAGGTGGGAGTTACCAGCACGAAGGCTACTATCAAGATGGAGGACGAAACCAGGAGAGAGGAGGAAGGGGCGGGCGTGGGGGTAGAGGACGAGGAAGAGGAAGTGGGCAGGGAGGAGGATGGGGTGGAAGAGGTGGGCAAAATTTTAACCAAGGTGGGCAATTTGAGCAGTTCTTTCAGCAAGGTGGGCACCAGTATAACCAGGCCGGCTTTGGCCAGGGAAGACAGTTTACTAGCTGA